In the genome of Vicia villosa cultivar HV-30 ecotype Madison, WI linkage group LG7, Vvil1.0, whole genome shotgun sequence, one region contains:
- the LOC131617389 gene encoding UDP-glycosyltransferase 71K2-like, with amino-acid sequence MAMSEMKKKSELIFIPTPGIGHLVSSLEFAKLLINTHTNLSITVLCIKFPGIPISNSYIKSALASEPQIQLIDLPEVEQPPQEVLKSPEFFIFTLMESLIPHVKAAIKTILSDKIVGLVLDFFCLSMIDVGNELGIPSYLFLTSNVGFLSLMLSLQNRRIEDIFDDSNLDHQFLIHGFSIPVPFNVLPDAVFNKHGGYVAYYKFAERFRDTKGIIVNTFSELEQYSIDSLSSHDEKVPPIYAVGPLLDLKGNPNPNLDQSQHDLILKWLDEQPNKSVVFLCFGSLGVSFAPSQIREIALGLKGSEVRFLWANNAEKQGLPQGFLEWMELEGKGMICGWAPQVEILAHKAVGGFVSHCGWNSILESLRFGVPILTWPIYAEQQLNAFRMVKEWGVAVELRMDYRRGSDNVVAEEIEKGLKDLMDKDNIVNKKVKEMKEKARNAVASGGSSFISVGKLIDNIIGSNL; translated from the coding sequence ATGGCTATGAGTGAGATGAAGAAAAAATCAGAGCTAATCTTCATTCCTACACCAGGGATTGGCCACTTAGTTTCTTCACTTGAATTTGCAAAGCTCTTAATCAATACTCATACCAATCTTTCCATCACAGTTCTATGCATCAAATTCCCAGGCATTCCCATTTCAAACTCATACATCAAATCAGCTTTAGCCTCAGAGCCACAAATCCAACTAATTGATCTTCCGGAAGTTGAACAACCTCCACAAGAAGTACTCAAATCCCCAGAGTTCTTCATCTTTACTCTCATGGAAAGTCTCATACCTCATGTCAAAGCTGCTATAAAAACCATTTTATCAGACAAAATTGTTGGGTTAGTCCTAGATTTCTTCTGTCTTTCAATGATTGATGTTGGAAATGAACTTGGAATACCTTCTTATTTGTTTCTAACATCAAACGTTGGTTTCTTAAGTCTCATGCTTTCGCTTCAAAACCGCCGAATCGAGGATATTTTCGATGATTCCAACCTTGATCATCAATTCTTGATTCATGGTTTCTCAATTCCAGTACCTTTTAATGTTTTACCTGATGCTGTTTTTAACAAACATGGTGGATATGTCGCTTATTATAAATTTGCTGAGAGGTTTAGAGACACCAAAGGGATTATTGTTAATACTTTTTCAGAATTGGAACAATATTCAATTGATTCATTATCAAGTCATGATGAAAAAGTCCCTCCTATCTATGCTGTTGGACCTTTGTTAGATCTTAAAGGTAACCCTAACCCTAATCTAGATCAATCTCAGCATGATCTCATATTGAAATGGCTAGATGAACAGCCAAATAAATCTGTTGTTTTTCTATGTTTTGGAAGCTTGGGTGTTAGCTTTGCTCCATCTCAAATAAGAGAAATAGCTTTAGGACTTAAGGGTAGTGAAGTTAGGTTTCTGTGGGCTAATAATGCAGAGAAACAAGGGTTACCACAAGGGTTTTTAGAATGGATGGAATTGGAAGGTAAAGGAATGATATGTGGATGGGCACCACAAGTTGAGATATTGGCACATAAAGCTGTTGGTGGATTTGTTTCACATTGTGGGTGGAATTCTATTTTGGAAAGTTTGCGGTTTGGTGTTCCAATATTGACATGGCCTATTTATGCAGAACAGCAGCTTAATGCTTTTAGGATGGTGAAAGAATGGGGTGTAGCTGTGGAGTTGAGAATGGATTATAGAAGGGGTAGTGATAATGTGGTGGCTGAGGAGATTGAGAAAGGGTTGAAGGATTTGATGGATAAAGATAACATTGTGAACAAGAAGGTTAAAGAGATGAAAGAGAAGGCTAGGAATGCTGTTGCAAGTGGTGGATCTTCTTTCATTTCTGTTGGAAAACTTATTGATAATATTATAGGAAGTAATTTATAA